From one Rosa rugosa chromosome 4, drRosRugo1.1, whole genome shotgun sequence genomic stretch:
- the LOC133743075 gene encoding probable serine/threonine-protein kinase WNK9, with protein MNGVNASDKDYPEFVKVDPTGRYGRYNEILGRGASKTIYKAFDEYEGIEVAWNQVNLYEFLRNPEDLKSLYRKIHLLNTLNYNHIMLKKDNLTSPLLYSFYPFCFSEF; from the exons ATGAATGGTGTTAATGCTTCTGATAAGGATTACCCAGAGTTTGTTAAGGTTGATCCTACGGGAAGATATGGAAGA TATAATGAAATTCTGGGCAGAGGAGCTTCAAAGACAAT ATATAAAGCCTTTGATGAGTATGAAGGGATTGAAGTGGCATGGAACCAAGTGAACCTTTATGAGTTTTTGAGGAACCCTGAAGACCTTAAGAGCCTCTACCGCAAAATTCATCTACTCAATACCTTAAATTATAATCACATCATGTTGAAGAAAGATAATCTGACCTCTCCTCTCCTCTATTCTTTCTaccctttttgtttttctgagttttga
- the LOC133745002 gene encoding disease resistance protein RUN1-like — protein MVLSYCRSFLLAEANNFTPIIIPTFYYFVQSDVFPPISLRGGVKGKNRYLYALGFYIYNLYKAFDREKIKTFFDDRTLKRGENISAALLRGIEVSKIYVVICSENYASSSWCLDELVKILECQKSKQQIVILVFYKVDPAHVRHQTGSFGQALAGLKYNKDRVPIWRAALTQVANLSGWTYVDGYESDFIEKIVREILDVVGLNDQKTKEDESCCRELEKFFVFPLVF, from the exons ATGGTTCTCAGTTACTGCCGCTCATTCCTCCTGGCTGAAGCAAACAATTTCACTCCTATCATAATCCCAACATTTTATTACTTCGTGCAATCTGATGTGTTCCCTCCCATCAGCTTGAGGGGGGGtgttaagggtaaaaat AGGTACTTATACGCGCTTGGGTTTTACATATATAATCTGTACAAGGCTTTCGATAGAGAGAAAATCAAGACTTTCTTTGATGATCGTACACTCAAGAGAGGAGAAAACATATCAGCAGCACTTCTTCGTGGAATAGAAGTTTCAAAGATTTATGTGGTTATATGCTCTGAAAACTACGCTTCGTCAAGTtggtgcttggatgaacttGTTAAGATCCTTGAATGTCAAAAATCAAAGCAGCAGATTGTTATCCTAGTTTTTTACAAAGTGGATCCTGCACATGTACGACATCAAACTGGTAGTTTTGGTCAAGCCCTTGCCGGGTTGAAATACAACAAGGACAGGGTCCCCATATGGAGGGCAGCTCTTACACAAGTAGCAAATTTGTCTGGATGGACTTATGTGGACGG GTATGAATCTGATTTTATCGAGAAGATTGTTAGAGAGATATTAGATGTTGTCGGCCTCAACGACCAAAAGACGAAAGAAGATGAAAgctgttgtagagaattggaaaaatt CTTTGTTTTTCCACTCGTATTCTag
- the LOC133746576 gene encoding growth-regulating factor 8-like isoform X1 has product MKSRRNGSVETETECCDIGLGLMMETHHQSFPCKKMNQMVMVMPHHEPQFCSGGFDGETASSNSTPLFYNTSNNSNPGITNIYNAASSDFGSVVVPKNLQQPYYSDSLSFSSSVGGMVNVNVRIPFTPAQREELETQTVIYKYIMACLPVPQQLILSITNNLSPNGARDSSKTRGVRDMLVGFSRSLDPEPWRCKRTDGKKWRCSRDIAPDQKYCERHCHKRRSRKRVESIPNLLNNKNANMLNPKPSSFKNNNQTPFSSSMVTPAAASHGQPRALDWFVNGESASVAVSNQEWEQLMPFKLGLKSHTSKRDTDVDFPKQQNESSLNLCRGGSQGLQSQRSHDYLGGALNSNQAQQTRHFIDAWSTERDGNGIDELGQRKRGSVALNQKLPLSSLTLSMSGENSEANEENGNREMGVGVFGSERQNVTWMSPLSWMSSTPGGPLAEALCLGIASSTRATTTSNGCRSSNADVRQEFDLIN; this is encoded by the exons ATGAAGAGTAGGAGAAATGGGTCTGTGGAAACAGAAACAGAGTGTTGTGATATTGGGTTGGGTTTGATGATGGAAACCCATCACCAATCATTTCCTTGTAAGAAGATGAATcagatggtgatggtgatgccTCATCATGAGCCTCAATTTTGCAGTGGTGGTTTTGATGGAGAAACAGCTAGTAGTAATAGTACACCTTTGTTTTATAACACAAGCAACAACAGCAACCCAGGGATTACTAATATATACAATGCTGCCTCCTCTGATTTTGGTTCAGTTGTGGTGCCAAAGAATCTGCAGCAGCCTTACTACTCTGATAGTTTGTCTTTCAGTTCCTCAG TAGGTGGAATGGTGAATGTGAATGTTAGAATTCCTTTTACTCCAGCTCAGAGAGAAGAGCTTGAGACACAGACTGTGATTTACAAGTATATCATGGCATGCCTCCCTGTCCCTCAACAGTTAATTCTTTCCATCACCAACAATCTATCACCAAATG gaGCAAGAGACTCATCAAAAACAAGAGGAGTGAGAGACATGTTGGTGGGATTTTCTAGGAGCTTGGATCCAGAGCCATGGAGGTGTAAGAGAACCGATGGTAAGAAATGGAGGTGCTCCAGAGACATAGCTCCTGATCAGAAATATTGTGAGAGACACTGCCACAAAAGACGTTCAAGAAAGCGTGTGGAATCAATCCCCAACTTACTCAACAACAAGAATGCTAACATGCTAAATCCAAAGCCTTCATCTTTCAAGAATAACAATCAAACTCCATTTTCAAGTTCCATGGTGACTCCTGCTGCTGCATCACATGGCCAACCCAG AGCATTGGACTGGTTCGTGAATGGAGAAAGCGCCTCTGTTGCTGTTTCTAACCAAGAATGGGAGCAATTGATGCCATTCAAGTTGGGTTTGAAAAGCCACACCAGCAAGCGTGACACAGATGTGGATTTTCCAAAGCAACAAAATGAGAGCTCACTCAATTTGTGTAGGGGTGGTAGCCAAGGTCTGCAGAGTCAGAGGTCACATGACTATTTGGGAGGAGCTTTAAATTCAAACCAGGCGCAACAGACAAGGCATTTCATTGATGCTTGGTCCACTGAGAGAGATGGTAATGGCATTGATGAGCTTGGCCAGAGGAAGAGGGGCTCTGTTGCATTAAACCAGAAGCTGCCCCTTTCATCCCTCACTCTATCAATGTCTGGTGAGAATAGTGAAGCCAATGAAGAAAATGGAAATAGGGAAATGGGTGTTGGGGTTTTCGGTTCAGAGAGGCAGAATGTAACATGGATGAGCCCACTTTCATGGATGAGCTCAACACCTGGCGGACCTTTGGCTGAAGCTTTGTGCCTTGGCATTGCCAGTTCCACAAGAGCAACAACAACCTCTAATGGCTGTAGAAGCTCAAACGCAGATGTTAGAcaagaatttgatttgattaACTAA
- the LOC133746576 gene encoding growth-regulating factor 8-like isoform X2, translating into MKSRRNGSVETETECCDIGLGLMMETHHQSFPCKKMNQMVMVMPHHEPQFCSGGFDGETASSNSTPLFYNTSNNSNPGITNIYNAASSDFGSVVVPKNLQQPYYSDSLSFSSSGGMVNVNVRIPFTPAQREELETQTVIYKYIMACLPVPQQLILSITNNLSPNGARDSSKTRGVRDMLVGFSRSLDPEPWRCKRTDGKKWRCSRDIAPDQKYCERHCHKRRSRKRVESIPNLLNNKNANMLNPKPSSFKNNNQTPFSSSMVTPAAASHGQPRALDWFVNGESASVAVSNQEWEQLMPFKLGLKSHTSKRDTDVDFPKQQNESSLNLCRGGSQGLQSQRSHDYLGGALNSNQAQQTRHFIDAWSTERDGNGIDELGQRKRGSVALNQKLPLSSLTLSMSGENSEANEENGNREMGVGVFGSERQNVTWMSPLSWMSSTPGGPLAEALCLGIASSTRATTTSNGCRSSNADVRQEFDLIN; encoded by the exons ATGAAGAGTAGGAGAAATGGGTCTGTGGAAACAGAAACAGAGTGTTGTGATATTGGGTTGGGTTTGATGATGGAAACCCATCACCAATCATTTCCTTGTAAGAAGATGAATcagatggtgatggtgatgccTCATCATGAGCCTCAATTTTGCAGTGGTGGTTTTGATGGAGAAACAGCTAGTAGTAATAGTACACCTTTGTTTTATAACACAAGCAACAACAGCAACCCAGGGATTACTAATATATACAATGCTGCCTCCTCTGATTTTGGTTCAGTTGTGGTGCCAAAGAATCTGCAGCAGCCTTACTACTCTGATAGTTTGTCTTTCAGTTCCTCAG GTGGAATGGTGAATGTGAATGTTAGAATTCCTTTTACTCCAGCTCAGAGAGAAGAGCTTGAGACACAGACTGTGATTTACAAGTATATCATGGCATGCCTCCCTGTCCCTCAACAGTTAATTCTTTCCATCACCAACAATCTATCACCAAATG gaGCAAGAGACTCATCAAAAACAAGAGGAGTGAGAGACATGTTGGTGGGATTTTCTAGGAGCTTGGATCCAGAGCCATGGAGGTGTAAGAGAACCGATGGTAAGAAATGGAGGTGCTCCAGAGACATAGCTCCTGATCAGAAATATTGTGAGAGACACTGCCACAAAAGACGTTCAAGAAAGCGTGTGGAATCAATCCCCAACTTACTCAACAACAAGAATGCTAACATGCTAAATCCAAAGCCTTCATCTTTCAAGAATAACAATCAAACTCCATTTTCAAGTTCCATGGTGACTCCTGCTGCTGCATCACATGGCCAACCCAG AGCATTGGACTGGTTCGTGAATGGAGAAAGCGCCTCTGTTGCTGTTTCTAACCAAGAATGGGAGCAATTGATGCCATTCAAGTTGGGTTTGAAAAGCCACACCAGCAAGCGTGACACAGATGTGGATTTTCCAAAGCAACAAAATGAGAGCTCACTCAATTTGTGTAGGGGTGGTAGCCAAGGTCTGCAGAGTCAGAGGTCACATGACTATTTGGGAGGAGCTTTAAATTCAAACCAGGCGCAACAGACAAGGCATTTCATTGATGCTTGGTCCACTGAGAGAGATGGTAATGGCATTGATGAGCTTGGCCAGAGGAAGAGGGGCTCTGTTGCATTAAACCAGAAGCTGCCCCTTTCATCCCTCACTCTATCAATGTCTGGTGAGAATAGTGAAGCCAATGAAGAAAATGGAAATAGGGAAATGGGTGTTGGGGTTTTCGGTTCAGAGAGGCAGAATGTAACATGGATGAGCCCACTTTCATGGATGAGCTCAACACCTGGCGGACCTTTGGCTGAAGCTTTGTGCCTTGGCATTGCCAGTTCCACAAGAGCAACAACAACCTCTAATGGCTGTAGAAGCTCAAACGCAGATGTTAGAcaagaatttgatttgattaACTAA